A window of Cydia strobilella chromosome 10, ilCydStro3.1, whole genome shotgun sequence genomic DNA:
aaagcatggcactattttctctttcctataggaatcgcaataagactatctttctctatcagagtgtcaggcccttgttgaCATTACATTTGCGCAGGTTTCGTGTCAGACCGATGGGGTCGCCGTACATCTCTAGCCCTGAACGCCATCAGCCGCGCTGTCCTGGGCTTGGTCCGCTCCTGGGTCAACAGCTACGTGCCCTTTACTCTTCTCCAGTTCCTTGAAGCTACGTTTGGTTCAGGAGTGTTCTCCTGCGCCTATATTCttggtaagtaggtattttatttaacattgcTCTTCGTCTACATACATCGATATTTAATTCATATCAGAATCAGTTTATATGCGATGGAATTGCTTCGGTCCTGAGTCAACTTCTTCCTACGTGCCCTTCACTCTTCTTCAGTTTTATGGAAGCTacttgaggagtgtcttttcaaaagggtttatttctttatgaaaaccatacaaaaataagccttgtgaaaagacacacaaggcttatttttgtatggttttcatagagaaataaacccgtTTGATTAATTAAGCTAGATTCAACACACCTGCCTTGCGcgttaactttttttatattctttagATATTTCTAAATCCAgccataaatatttactttatcgtTTAATTATCAGTTCGTATCCGACTTTTGTCTGGACTTTATTGCAGTGTATTAACGATAAGATTAGGGATATAAATAACTATACCTAGTTATCGTCATTGACCTGCACGGATAGCATGGTCGCGTTTATTGCCTGTCGTCTCATGTGTCACTTTCGCATGTAACACGTGCGTGCACACTGCACacattaataaattttcattttcattttcattttcattttcattttcattttcattttcattttcattcattttcattttcatttcattttcattcattttcatttattttcatgcattttcattcattttcattcattttcattcattttcattcattttcattcattttcattcattttcattcattttcattcattttcattcattttcattaattttcattaattttcattaattttcattaattttcattaattttcattaattttcattaattttcattaatttttattaattttcattaattttcattaattttcattaattttcattaattttcattaattttcattaattttcattcattttcattcattatcattcattttcatttttattttcatttaggtTTAGTGATTGAAGGTACCTACTCGTTAGAACGTGACCGGCCTGGGGACAGACGATAAAGAGGCGACCATCTTAGCTTCACTGAACATCTAATTCGTATCGTATCGTTTTAGTATTTCCTATTGCATTATGGTAGATATTTTGCAAGTATGTAATAGCATAATAGCTACCAGACTTTCTCATTCGCCAAGCATGTCCGGCATGTTAACGATTTTTGCAGTTAAATGACATCTACAGTTAATAATGATGATTTGCTTGAAGAATTGTTATAAAACTTGCTTGTCATACAGTGATGGAACTGCTGGGTCCACAAGTGCGCGTAGCCGGAGGAGCCGCCATGAACACCTTCTTCTGCATCGGCAACATCTGCTGCGGCCTCCTGGCCTGGGCCGTCAACGACTGGCGGCGTCTGACGCAAGTCATCTACAGCCCCATGTTCATCACCATCTTCTACTTCTGGATCATCCCCGAGTCCGTCCGCTGGTACATGAGCAAGGGAAGATATGAGGAATCTGAAGCTGTGCTTAAAACTGCCGCGCGCGTCAACGGAGGGCGCTTATCTGACAAATCTTTGCGAGCTTTGAGAGAATCTGCTGAAGAAGAGAAGAGGAAAAAAGCTATGGAAGAACTTGAAAAAGCTAATGAGCCTTGGTTAATAGTTCAAGTGTTCAGACATAAGCAGATTTTGATCCGCTGCATAGTATCACCTGTTTGGTGGGTGACAAATACTTTAATTTACTACGGTCTGTCAATCAATGCTGTGAACATGTCAGGGAATCGTTACTTGAACTACGTGGCGGTGGCCGCGGTGGAGATCCCTGGATACTGGACGTCGATGTTCCTGATGGGGAAGATCGGGAGAAAGCCGGTGCTGATCGGGGCGTTCTGGGTGTGTGCTGCTTGCCAGGCTGCTTATGTCTTCCTGCCAGATAGTAAGCTAACTTACTtcttaagtttttattgttattttacatAGATGTTATTATAATCATGCTCAAATCCTAGAGGATTAAGCAAAATGACGGATTTCCTCTTACTATGATCATGACCCgtatttttcatttgttttgcCTAAGATTGTGTATTGAATTACAGTATTATTTTTctgataaaaaatttaatagtaATCTTCAAAGTGCAAAGAATGACAGATGCTTGTTGTTTCTGTAATTCTTATGTATGATTGGAAGTAGCTTTCCAGATCAAAGTCTCAACAAATTAGAAAACATCCGAACATTTACATACGTGGAcataaaatattgattaaattattgttttttatagaTTACTACGGGCTATCTCTCACAGTATACCTAATCGGCAAGTACGCCATCGCAATGGTGATGACTGCGATATACGTGTACACCGCTGAACTGTACCCAACCAAGTATCGTCATAGCCTGTTCGCTTTCTCCTCAATGATCGGCAGGATCGGCTCCATCTTGGCTCCTCTCACTCCTGCCATGGTAACATGATTAAGAAATCGCTTAATTAAGAACGCTTCATGTGTGCTGGCGCCCAGTGACTATTACTAATCTACTCTGTTCTATACTCAGAGATTTCTAAGAATCATAGAGACGTATTTTGTGACAGCAGCGTCAAAGCCCACGACCACGACTCTGAGAGAACCTACGTATGTAAACTGCAATAGCTctttaaaaatacatacttacgtgATAACTAGACCCCGGACTGTTGTGGACACGGTTGTGTTAATtcaaattatatattaataataatcagGCATTCATGATATAAATTCCCTATAAGTAAATTGTCATTACAAAAGAATTCAATCAACTGTTACAAATCCTGCTTTGATAACCTCAAACttt
This region includes:
- the LOC134744808 gene encoding organic cation transporter protein-like, whose amino-acid sequence is MTSKINKDTKETMEQKKTEEVLTNATKDESAVKVEDETKTAVDLDKILVEEIGQFGWFQVRTIALAALVVIFSGIASSEYVFTTGRINTRCLIPECESSDQPADFSPSWILNAVPASGSSFDGCQRYANISAGSESSATCPANLFDRDTLLDCEEYVYQNTDTIVYDFGLACQEWMRSFIGSAHTFGTLTALPITGFVSDRWGRRTSLALNAISRAVLGLVRSWVNSYVPFTLLQFLEATFGSGVFSCAYILVMELLGPQVRVAGGAAMNTFFCIGNICCGLLAWAVNDWRRLTQVIYSPMFITIFYFWIIPESVRWYMSKGRYEESEAVLKTAARVNGGRLSDKSLRALRESAEEEKRKKAMEELEKANEPWLIVQVFRHKQILIRCIVSPVWWVTNTLIYYGLSINAVNMSGNRYLNYVAVAAVEIPGYWTSMFLMGKIGRKPVLIGAFWVCAACQAAYVFLPDNYYGLSLTVYLIGKYAIAMVMTAIYVYTAELYPTKYRHSLFAFSSMIGRIGSILAPLTPAMADSTFDKFPFVLFGCFALVSGALVFITPETLGTTLPDTMDEADNIGKKPTGFPPRNNNGYK